The following proteins are encoded in a genomic region of Gossypium hirsutum isolate 1008001.06 chromosome D05, Gossypium_hirsutum_v2.1, whole genome shotgun sequence:
- the LOC107905098 gene encoding F-box protein FBW2 isoform X2: MEEQIEFRHWDELIPDALGLIFSNLSLQEILTVIPSVCKSWRKAVTGPYCWQEVDIEEWSSRCQPHHLDRMLRMLITRSSGSLRKLCVSGLHNDSIFSFITENAGSLQTLRVRRSEMSDSVVERTAGRLSTITFLDLSYCGKIGAQALEAIGRHCKLLVTLCRNMHPLDAAGKLLQDDEANAIATTMPRLKRLEMAYHLISTGSVMNILASCPQLELLDLRGCWDVKLDSQLMKEKFPKLKVLGPFVMDYYEMDDWDDDCSDYSDNSEYLAWEFEMGDYDDYDIYDGMWHDDEGRFEELELRFYEGNGEEAGILGWPQSP; the protein is encoded by the exons ATGGAAGAGCAAATTGAGTTTCGTCACTGGGATGAACTAATTCCTGATGCACTTGGGTTGATCTTCAGCAACCTGTCCCTACAAGAGATACTAACAGTCATTCCCAGCGTTTGCAAATCCTGGAGGAAGGCTGTCACAGGGCCCTATTGTTGGCAAGAGGTAGACATTGAAGAGTGGAGCAGTCGATGTCAGCCCCACCATCTTGATCGGATGCTTCGAATGCTCATCACCCGAAGCTCCGGATCTCTCCGCAAGTTATGTGTTTCGGGCCTCCACAATGATTCCATTTTCTCCTTCATCACTGAGAA TGCTGGTTCCCTTCAGACTTTGCGAGTGCGGAGAAGCGAAATGAGTGATTCGGTGGTTGAACGAACTGCGGGGAGGCTTTCCACGATTACCTTTTTGGATTTGAGTTACTGTGGGAAAATCGGTGCCCAAGCTTTAGAGGCCATTGGGAGGCATTGCAAACTGCTTGTCACCCTGTGCCGCAACATGCACCCACTGGATGCAGCTGGTAAGCTCTTGCAGGATGACGAGGCAAATGCCATAGCTACTACGATGCCTAGGTTGAAGCGCCTCGAGATGGCTTATCATCTTATCAGCACAGGGAGTGTTATGAACATCCTTGCCAGCTGTCCCCAGCTTGAACTTTTGGATTTAAGAGGCTGCTGGGATGTGAAACTCGATAGTCAGTTGATGAAGGAAAAGTTCCCGAAATTAAAGGTCTTAGGGCCCTTTGTCATGGATTACTATGAGATGGATGATTGGGATGATGATTGCTCGGACTACTCTGACAATTCCGAGTATTTGGCCTGGGAGTTTGAAATGGGCGACTACGATGATTACGACATCTATGACGGAATGTGGCATGACGATGAGGGGAGATTCGAGGAACTTGAGCTGAGATTCTACGAAGGAAATGGCGAAGAAGCAGGAATTCTGGGTTGGCCTCAATCTCCATAG
- the LOC107905098 gene encoding F-box protein FBW2 isoform X1 — translation MPLLDQMEEQIEFRHWDELIPDALGLIFSNLSLQEILTVIPSVCKSWRKAVTGPYCWQEVDIEEWSSRCQPHHLDRMLRMLITRSSGSLRKLCVSGLHNDSIFSFITENAGSLQTLRVRRSEMSDSVVERTAGRLSTITFLDLSYCGKIGAQALEAIGRHCKLLVTLCRNMHPLDAAGKLLQDDEANAIATTMPRLKRLEMAYHLISTGSVMNILASCPQLELLDLRGCWDVKLDSQLMKEKFPKLKVLGPFVMDYYEMDDWDDDCSDYSDNSEYLAWEFEMGDYDDYDIYDGMWHDDEGRFEELELRFYEGNGEEAGILGWPQSP, via the exons ATGCCTTTGTTAG ATCAGATGGAAGAGCAAATTGAGTTTCGTCACTGGGATGAACTAATTCCTGATGCACTTGGGTTGATCTTCAGCAACCTGTCCCTACAAGAGATACTAACAGTCATTCCCAGCGTTTGCAAATCCTGGAGGAAGGCTGTCACAGGGCCCTATTGTTGGCAAGAGGTAGACATTGAAGAGTGGAGCAGTCGATGTCAGCCCCACCATCTTGATCGGATGCTTCGAATGCTCATCACCCGAAGCTCCGGATCTCTCCGCAAGTTATGTGTTTCGGGCCTCCACAATGATTCCATTTTCTCCTTCATCACTGAGAA TGCTGGTTCCCTTCAGACTTTGCGAGTGCGGAGAAGCGAAATGAGTGATTCGGTGGTTGAACGAACTGCGGGGAGGCTTTCCACGATTACCTTTTTGGATTTGAGTTACTGTGGGAAAATCGGTGCCCAAGCTTTAGAGGCCATTGGGAGGCATTGCAAACTGCTTGTCACCCTGTGCCGCAACATGCACCCACTGGATGCAGCTGGTAAGCTCTTGCAGGATGACGAGGCAAATGCCATAGCTACTACGATGCCTAGGTTGAAGCGCCTCGAGATGGCTTATCATCTTATCAGCACAGGGAGTGTTATGAACATCCTTGCCAGCTGTCCCCAGCTTGAACTTTTGGATTTAAGAGGCTGCTGGGATGTGAAACTCGATAGTCAGTTGATGAAGGAAAAGTTCCCGAAATTAAAGGTCTTAGGGCCCTTTGTCATGGATTACTATGAGATGGATGATTGGGATGATGATTGCTCGGACTACTCTGACAATTCCGAGTATTTGGCCTGGGAGTTTGAAATGGGCGACTACGATGATTACGACATCTATGACGGAATGTGGCATGACGATGAGGGGAGATTCGAGGAACTTGAGCTGAGATTCTACGAAGGAAATGGCGAAGAAGCAGGAATTCTGGGTTGGCCTCAATCTCCATAG